The following are encoded together in the Salvia hispanica cultivar TCC Black 2014 chromosome 6, UniMelb_Shisp_WGS_1.0, whole genome shotgun sequence genome:
- the LOC125192060 gene encoding protein PELPK1-like yields MAFHRHHSLFLFLLIALSSITNHAEARRLLESPVPEVPKPEIPSIPKPELPPLPKPELPSLPKPEIPTLPKPEVPVLPKPELPTLPKPEIPTLPKPEVPTLPKFEIPTLPKPELPPLPTLPKATLEKAESPKPTLPEIPKPQMPELPKPAVPELPKLPELPKPEVPTVPKPQIPELPKPTVPELPKLPELPKPEVPTVPKPEVPTVPKPQLPELPKLPELPKPELPAVPKPELPTLLKTEVPTLPKPELPKLPELPKIPELPKPSLPEGPKSR; encoded by the exons ATGGCATTCCATCGCCATCATtccctttttctcttcttGCTCATCGCTCTGTCATCCATAACTAACCATGCAGAGGCACGTCGTCTCTTGGAGTCGCCTGTGCCTGAGGTTCCCAAGCCCGAAATCCCATCTATACCGAAGCCAGAGCTACCTCCACTACCCAAGCCTGAGCTGCCATCGTTGCCTAAGCCCGAGATTCCAACACTGCCAAAGCCAGAGGTACCTGTGTTGCCAAAGCCCGAACTTCCAACACTACCAAAACCTGAGATCCCGACTCTACCAAAGCCCGAGGTTCCAACACTACCAAAATTTGAGATCCCGACTTTGCCTAAGCCTGAGCTTCCACCACTACCAACATTGCCTAAGGCAACACTAGAAAAGGCTGAATCACCAAAGCCTACTCTACCTGAGATACCAAAGCCTCAAATGCCAGAATTGCCCAAACCTGCGGTGCCAGAGCTACCAAAGCTCCCTGAATTACCAAAACCTGAGGTTCCGACTGTCCCT AAGCCTCAAATACCAGAATTGCCAAAACCAACGGTGCCAGAGCTACCAAAGCTCCCTGAATTACCAAAACCTGAGGTCCCGACTGTCCCTAAGCCCGAGGTACCAACCGTGCCAAAACCTCAACTGCCAGAGCTACCAAAGCTCCCAGAATTGCCCAAACCTGAGCTTCCAGCTGTCCCTAAGCCCGAGCTTCCAACATTGCTAAAAACTGAGGTCCCAACTTTGCCTAAGCCTGAGTTGCCAAAGTTGCCTGAACTTCCCAAGATTCCGGAACTGCCTAAACCATCTTTGCCCGAAGGACCCAAATCCCGTTGA
- the LOC125192059 gene encoding protein PELPK1-like has protein sequence MAFHRRHSLFLFLLIALSSITNHADARHLLESSPKPEIPSIPKPELPPLPKLEVPTLPKPELPPLPKLEIPTLPKPELPTLPKLEVPVLPKPELPTLPKPELSTSPKPTLEKAESPKPTLPEIPKPQIPELPKLPELPKPEIPAVPKPEVPTVPKPEVPTLPKPEIPAVPKPEVPALPKPEIPTSPKPEVPAVPKPEIPTLPKPEIPTLPKPELPTLPKPEVPTLPKPTLEKAETPKPTLPEIPKPQLPELPKLPELPKPQLPELPKLPELPKPELPAVPKPEIPTLPKPELPTFPKPEMPKLPELPKIPELPKPTLPEGPKSR, from the coding sequence ATGGCATTTCATCGCCGCCATTCCCTTTTCCTCTTCTTGCTCATCGCACTGTCATCCATAACGAACCATGCAGATGCGCGCCATCTCCTAGAGTCGTCTCCCAAGCCCGAAATCCCATCTATACCCAAGCCTGAGTTGCCACCGTTGCCTAAGCTTGAGGTCCCAACATTACCCAAGCCTGAGCTGCCACCGTTGCCTAAGCTTGAGATTCCAACACTGCCAAAGCCCGAGCTTCCAACACTACCAAAACTAGAGGTACCTGTGTTGCCAAAGCCTGAACTTCCAACACTACCTAAGCCAGAATTATCGACATCGCCTAAGCCAACACTAGAAAAGGCAGAATCACCAAAGCCTACCCTACCTGAAATACCAAAGCCTCAAATTCCAGAGCTACCAAAGCTCCCAGAATTGCCAAAACCTGAGATCCCGGCTGTCCCTAAGCCTGAGGTACCAACAGTGCCAAAACCCGAGGTCCCAACTTTGCCAAAACCTGAGATCCCAGCTGTCCCTAAGCCTGAGGTACCAGCATTGCCAAAACCTGAGATCCCAACTTCACCTAAGCCTGAGGTTCCAGCAGTGCCGAAACCTGAGATACCAACTTTGCCTAAGCCCGAGATCCCGACTTTGCCTAAGCCTGAACTTCCAACACTACCCAAACCAGAGGTACCAACATTGCCTAAGCCAACACTCGAAAAAGCTGAAACGCCAAAGCCTACTCTGCCTGAAATACCAAAGCCTCAGCTGCCAGAGCTGCCAAAGCTCCCAGAATTACCAAAACCTCAACTGCCAGAGCTACCAAAGCTGCCAGAATTGCCCAAACCTGAGCTTCCAGCTGTCCCTAAGCCCGAGATTCCAACATTGCCAAAACCTGAGCTCCCAACTTTTCCTAAGCCTGAGATGCCAAAGTTGCCTGAACTTCCTAAGATACCTGAACTGCCTAAACCAACTTTGCCGGAAGGACCCAAATCTCGTTGA
- the LOC125192065 gene encoding protein PELPK1-like, which translates to MSSYCHHSLFLFLLITLSSITNHAEARRLLESSVPEVPKPEIPSIPKPELPPLPKLPPLPKPELPTLPKPEIPTLPKPEVPTLPKPEFPTLPKPEVPVLPKPELPTLPKPEVPTLPKPTLEKAETPKPTLPEIPKPQMPELPKLPEMPKPEIPAIPKPEVPTVPKPEVPTLPKPEVPTVPKPEVPTLPKPEVPTKPKPAVPTLPKPELPKLPELPKPEVPTVPKPELPKLPELPKPEIPAVPKPEVPTVPKPEVPTSPKPEIPAVPTPEVPTLPKLEIPAVPKPEVTTLPKPEVPTSPKPEVPTVPKPEVPTLPKPELPTLPKPEVPTNC; encoded by the exons atgtcatcttattgcCACCATTCCCTTTTCCTCTTCTTGCTCATCACTCTGTCATCCATAACGAACCATGCAGAGGCGCGCCGTCTCCTAGAGTCTTCTGTGCCTGAGGTTCCCAAGCCCGAAATCCCATCTATACCCAAGCCTGAACTACCTCCACTGCCGAAGCTACCTCCACTACCCAAGCCTGAGCTGCCAACTCTGCCAAAACCCGAAATTCCAACACTGCCAAAGCCTGAGGTCCCAACATTGCCTAAGCCCGAGTTTCCAACACTGCCAAAACCAGAGGTCCCTGTGTTGCCAAAGCCCGAACTTCCAACACTACCCAAGCCGGAGGTACCGACATTGCCTAAGCCAACACTCGAAAAAGCTGAAACACCAAAGCCTACTCTACCCGAAATACCAAAGCCTCAAATGCCAGAGCTACCAAAGCTCCCAGAAATGCCAAAACCTGAGATCCCGGCTATCCCTAAGCCTGAGGTACCAACGGTGCCAAAACCTGAGGTCCCGACTTTGCCTAAGCCCGAGGTTCCAACAGTGCCAAAGCCTGAGGTCCCAACTTTGCCTAAGCCTGAGGTTCCAACAAAGCCAAAACCCGCGGTCCCGACTTTGCCTAAGCCTGAG CTACCAAAGCTCCCTGAATTACCAAAACCTGAGGTCCCGACTGTCCCTAAGCCAGAGCTACCAAAGCTCCCAGAATTGCCAAAACCTGAGATCCCTGCTGTCCCTAAGCCTGAGGTACCAACAGTGCCAAAACCCGAGGTCCCAACTTCGCCAAAACCTGAGATTCCGGCTGTCCCTACGCCTGAGGTACCAACATTGCCAAAACTTGAGATTCCGGCTGTCCCTAAGCCTGAGGTAACAACATTGCCAAAACCTGAGGTCCCAACTTCACCTAAACCCGAGGTTCCAACAGTGCCGAAACCTGAGGTACCGACTTTGCCTAAGCCTGAACTTCCAACACTACCCAAACCAGAGGTACCTACTAATTGTtga